Proteins from one Argopecten irradians isolate NY chromosome 15, Ai_NY, whole genome shotgun sequence genomic window:
- the LOC138308717 gene encoding putative uncharacterized protein DDB_G0279653, which translates to MLQQQPRHHNQTPNKPRHINNNQPHQQQPRQYIQQHTPINNNHASINNNHETTTTTPYQQQHNHATYNNNHATINKNLASYNNNHAISTTTSQYQQQPRHHQQQPRHYQQNLAISTTTTPPSTTTHTTHTTTTNHHTTINNNQNHNNHAHNNNHPPSTTTTYKTQNNNNHATITTPKTTPPSTTTAINNTPPSTTTTPHTTTTPVLTTTTPVLTTALPFKNAAQAIPSTLQRHKLFLRLLSGTSHSFDSSAAQAIPPTPQRHKPFLRLLSSTSLSFDSSAGTSHYSDSST; encoded by the exons ATGTTACAACAACAACCACGCCACCATAACCAAACCCCTAACAAGCCACGCCACATCAACAACAACCAGCCACATCAACAACAACCACGCCAatacatacaacaacacacgCCAATCAACAACAACCACGCCAGTATCAACAACAACCACGAAACAACAACAACCACGCCAtatcaacaacaacacaaccacGCCA CATACAACAACAACCACGCCACCATCAACAAAAACCTAGCCAGTTACAACAACAACCACGCCATATCAACAACAACCAGCCAGTATCAACAACAACCACGCCACCATCAACAACAACCACGCCACTATCAACAAAACCTAGCCATATCAACAACAACCACGCCACcatcaacaacaacacacaccacccaTACAACAACAACCAACCACCACACAACCATCAACAACAACCAGAACCACAACAACCACGCACATAACAACAACCACCCACCATCAACAACAACCACCTATAAAACACAGAACAACAACAACCACGCCACCATCACAACACCAAAAACCACGCCACcatcaacaacaacagcaaTCAACAACACGCCACCATCAACAACAACCACgccacacacaacaacaacgcCAGTATTAACAACAACCACGCCAGTATTAACAACAGCCCTGCCATTCAAAAACG CGGCACAGGCCATTCCTTCGACTCTTCAGCGGCACAAGCTATTCCTCCGACTCCTCAGCGGCACAAGCCATTCCTTCGACTCTTCAGCGGCACAAGCTATTCCTCCGACTCCTCAGCGGCACAAGCCATTCCTTCGACTCCTCAGCAGTACAAGCCTTTCCTTCGACTCATCAGCAGGAACAAGCCATTACTCCGACTCCTCAACTTAA